A region of the Bos mutus isolate GX-2022 chromosome 18, NWIPB_WYAK_1.1, whole genome shotgun sequence genome:
cttcctgacccaggaatcaaactggggtctcctgcattgcaggtggattcttcaccagctgagccacaagggaagcaagtTGAAGATGGCCACAAAACATCTAAAGAGGACATAACTATTTTTTCAGCCTTTGTGGCAGGGCAGGGCTACGGCAGAGAATCTTCTTGCCTTCCATAAACAACACCTTTCTTCCTGCTCCCTGGCCTGACTTCTCCCCTCATCGTCCTGCAGCCACTTGGACCGGCTGCTTTGCTGTTTTTAGGGTTACCCTTTTCAGTCCAAAGTACCTCTGACATAATTTCTGGAGGCCACGGCTCCCTGCTACCATCTAGTGCTAATCCTGCAGCTTTGGCTGCTCAGGCCTTCCAAGGGGCAGAAGAAGGAGCTGGCTCTGGCATGAGCTGCCACGGGGAAGATAAGCCTTGAGGTGGAAGTCTTCAAGTGTAAAACAGCATCTCTCAAAATGGTAACACGCCCTTCTTTTGCAGCCTGCTGCCAAATGCTGGAGGTTCTCCTGAACTTGCTGATCCTGGCCTGCAGCTCTGTGTCTTACAGTTCCACGGGGGGCTTCACGGGCATCACCAGCCTGGGGGGAATTTACTACTACCAGTATGGAGGGGCTTACAGTGGTTTCAGTGGTGCTGACGGGGAGAAAGCGCAGCAGTTGGACATTCAGTTCTACCAGCTAAAGCTGCCCACGGTCACTGTGGCGATGGCCTGCAGCGGAGCCTTCATGGccttctgctgcctcctcctcatCCTGGGCGTTCTGCGGGTGCCATGGCACTGCCCCCCATTGCTGGTGATTGAAGGTGTGCTGCACATGCTTATTGCCGGGGCATACATCCCGGCCTTGTACTTCTATTTCCACAACCTCTCGGCTGCCTACGCCTCTCCCGTGTGCAAGGAGAGGGAGGCGCTGTACCAGAGCAAAGGATACAGTGGCTTCAGCTGCAGTTTCCATGGGGGAGACATTGGTGCTGGAATCTTTGCTGCCCTGGGCATTGGGGTCTTTGCAGTGGGGGCCGCGCTGGCCATCAGGGGTTACCAAAAGGTCAGAAAGCTGAAGGAGAAGCCTGCAGAAATGTTGGCGTTTTaggctttttaaaacattctgcCAAACTTGGGTGATGGAAGTTACTCTGAACTACCGTCTTCCGTGGAATGCTTTGTTGTAGAACTTGCCAGCCCTCAGGAGGTAAACAGTCCAGCTTTGGTTTGCTGGGCTGAATTCCAGGGTACTTGAAACAGCACCACTTGATGTAATAAACCCTGGTTCTGGAGCTCTCTGTTGGTGAGGGACTGaccaaaatgactttaaaaaacaaagatgaaaataaaacaataaaaacacaccAAAACCAGAGCCTAGGAGCCACAAGGAAAAGGCATGTGCTGTGGCAAAATGCACTCTTGATTGAATAAAGGCAGATAACCAAGGGTACTTGAAGAACCTTATCCTCAATGTGCATGAAAAGCCACATAGACATGAAAAAACATTTCAGCCTTAAGTCCTCTAAACACAGCTGTCTCAAGCAGATTAGCCTCAAACTTTTTCCTCACTGAACTCTAGGTTCTTCACTTCCTTAATGCTCTGGGTGAGGGCGGGTGGGGATACTGGGGAGACCACTTCTGTGAGATTTAAGTTGGAGGAGACGTGGGCTGAAGAAGGAGGAATCAGATTATTTTACTGGGTTGCAAAAGAGGTTTTCTAACAAGCCCCCTTACAATGGCCTTGAAAGCTCAATATGTTTTTTGTACCTCTTGTAAATGTACCATTGTACAACAGATTCAACTCGACAACCAGAATTTAGGATCCATCCAGAATCAAAGAATgtaaaatctttcccagcagaagAATGCTACTTTTGGCCAGACAACCTCATGGGTTCTTACTGCATGTTAAATTAGGACTTATAGCCCATTATAATATATTCTTGGTACAAGTGAATATGTTCTTTGCTTTATGTGACACCaataaaaatccaaagaaaaaattttgattTGGAGGTGATGGTTCTCTttacatttataatattatttcctTACTTGGCACATTTAAAAGGTGAGTTCCATTTGGGTTTacaaaaggaaatacatatatttgCTTGTATATGATTAGAAAGCTTCTTGAAGAATATATAAGAAAGTATTAACAGTATTTGCTTTTGGAGAAGAGTTTTAATTTGATTAGCCACAAAAGCAGCCTCACCCAAAAAAGATGCTATTTTACAACAAAAATCTATTTGTTTCAGGTTTCATTTCCCTCTACAGCTTATCCCTAACTGCTGGCTCTAGTGGTGGTTGTGGTTTAATTACTAAATCCTGTCCAATTCAtggctactccatggactgtagcccaccaggctcctagtaGGCcacccttttcttttctcctgatgTCTGAATCTTTCTGCACTAACCGCATGCTTGGAGATACTTGAACCTGTTCATTGTTTTCAGCAAAGCCAGGTAGGCCAGTGCTCTGAGTAATACCCAGTGGCCATATTTCTTCATCATTGGACCCGGCAACAGACCGTTATTCCTCTTGCTTGTTGTAGTCAATGGAGTGATTGACAAGATCCAGATATAGTCCATTCCAGGCTGGCAGATATGTGCTCTGTGTATTATGACTTCTCTGTCCCAGAAGGAGAGGTTCAGGCTGCCCACATCTTGTATTAACACAGCATTCCTGCTTCCCTTCAGAGGGTGAGAGATTAATTGCATGCAGAAGGAAAACCAAGGCAGAGAAAGGTATGGTTAGGGGAGATAGCTACTCTCCATGAATTAGAATGATCTCTGGGTCAGTTCGCTGTAGGGAGAGAGAAGCCAGTAGTTTATGGTGCCTGGGGTAGGAGTATGCAGTTCTGGCCTGATGttattttcagatttaaattAGAGGAATGTAGCTTCTCAGCTCTCAGAGTCCTTAATTATTGCTACTTCTGTCCTGTGGACCTCCTTGGAATTTGTGTGGGCCCAGCAGGAGATAGAATCAGCAAGCCCAGTAGCTGTTGCCTAAGTACTGTAGACACACTggtgtttagctgctcagtttaTAAACACTGTGGTACCCCTTTGTGTATTAGAGGGTTTTTCTGATTTCTGGAATTCATGCTTTTCATAAGCTTGTCCCATTTCCTAAATTACTCTTACTAatcctctttcattttataaatgttactGGGTAGCATCACCATCCACTTGCATAACATTTTACGATTTTCCAGGTATTTTCACATACTTGCTTTCATCTGAGCCTCACCCCAGCCCTGTGGGATAAGACAGACAAAAGAAGGCATTACCTTCATTTATTTGTCAGATGAAGTATCTGAGGCTTAGAGCCAATGAGGGGCACAGTCACAAGGCAGCAAAGAGCGGGGAAGTGAGCCGGCACTCCCACTCTAAGTTCTTATGCCTCCTCTTTGTTTTCATCCCTGACACCTGAGGGAACCACAGGAGACCTTCTCCCAGGAATATACCTCACGAGAGGCTGAGGTCCCCTTCAAGGAGAAGTGAAAGGTGACTCTGGACAAGACAACGTTTATCTCCATTCACCTGCTGGTGTCTCCTGCCTCGTGGTATTTGTGGGTTCCTTAAACTTGGAAGAACCCCCCAGGTGAACAGGCTAGGTATCCAGCAATAGGATCCTGGTTGAGTAGATTGGTCCACCCACAGGTGGGGTTGGAGGCCACGTCACAGGGCATGGGGACCCTGTCGGAGCTGATCTGAAAACATCTGTAGGAATGAGTGAAAAAAGCACGATGCAGAGCAGTGTGTGTGGTGTCCCAATGACACTCGCAGGGGAAGGTGGGGGGATGAAATTCAGACTtgaatgtttttatttgcataaagGAATGCTGGAAAGTTGTATTAGAAAACACTGAAAGTGGTTGGGGGTAGAAAACGGTGGACAGTGACAtgggtgaattttttttcagtttacaaCCTTTTATGTcacttctattattttaaaaccttaaaatttgaaataattatacattCACGGAACACTGCTAATACAGCACAGTACTGCACTGCATGGCATGAACTCGGTTTATCCCAATGGTGACTGTAGTACAGTATCACAACCAGGAAACTGCTAATCTTCAGAGCTTTTGTTTAGGATTTGACCAGTTTTATATGCGCTCGAATCTGTGTGAGTGTAGGTCTCTGAGGTTTTATCGCACGTGCAGATTCGTGTGAGCACCACCACAGTCAGTTGCAGAACTACCCCATCATCAGGCGTCTCTCTGGCTCCCCCACTCACAGTCCCACCCCtcccgtcccccacccccactcatcCCCATCCTCCGACAACCATGAATCTGTTCTCATTTTGAGACtgttatgtaaatggaatcatacagtatgtaacctttagagtatggctttttcttttttccactcatTATGAATCCCTTGAGATCCATCCGAGCTGTTCTGAGTATCAACTGCTCGTTCCTTTTCACCGCTGAGTAGAGTTTCCCCTTGGGAGGGCTGTACCAGCTTGTTTAACTGTTCGCCCATTGAGGGCATTTGGGTTTGCTCTGACATCCATGTACATGTTTTTGTGTAGACctaggttttcatttctttaggatGAATGCTCAGGGGTACAGGTTGCAAAGTCACATGGTTAAGTGTATGTGTAGTTTGCCAAAACTTTTTCCACAGTggcattttgatttttcaaacacaagtgctaaaacaaaataaaaaacggggacttccctggaggtccagtggttaagactccgtgcttccactgtaggaggcatggatttgatctctaGTCAGGAAAGTtctacatgccacatggtgtaGCCAAAAAGAAAGCACCCACCCCCCCAAGATGAaccaaaaaaccccccaaaaccaaGGATGTTAATGTTGAATCTGTGTCCTCACAATCAGCTCACCGATGTTATTTCTCTTGTCTGACCTAGGGAGTTTTCCTGGGTGAGTGATCAGCGCTAAAtcccccatctctctcctcctAGGTGTGATAcagatagtggaggtgatactGAATGGGATGGTTCTCATGTGTATCGTGGCCTCCTACTTTGTCCTGGCCGGATTCAGCGCCAGCTTTGCCAGCGGCGGCGGCTTTGGGAACAACTATTACTCGCCATTTGAGGGCACCGAGCTGGAGCAGGTTCGGCAGCTGGACCAGCAGTACACAATCCTCCGGGCACCCCTGATATACGGCGGCGTGGCTGTTTCTCTGGGGCTCGGTGTCCTCACCTTGGGTGTTTTACTCCAAGGAGCCAAAAGTCTACACAAACTGCCGGGGAAGTGGCTCCTCCTGGAGGCTGCCTTCAGCCTCCTGGCAGCAGTGGGCTACTGCGTGGGCATCAGCATTTACCTCCACGCAGCCTTGCAGATCAATGCCACAGACACTTGCAGGACAAGAGAGAGGGTCTATGCCCGCAAGGGTCTCACCTGGATGAACTGCCAGCTGGCAGGCACTGATGGAGCAGCTGCCACCTTTGCTTGTCTTCTGGTGGTGATGTATGGCGCCAGCGTGGTGCTGGCCCTGCGGAGCTACCGAGAACAGAAGCAGTACAAGGACAGCCAGGAACAGCAGAGAAATTACAATGATGCACCAGAATACGTGTGGTCTGGAGTACTCTGAGATCCACTGGAACCTAAAGTCAACCCATCTTGTTTCTCTCAAAAAGATGGGTCCATTAAAATCACACTTTACACGGATGTGGTTTTCACATATTTGATTTCATACATGCTCCCTCTGGAACCAATACAAAGCTAGATGATCGTCCCATTTTTCTATCCATGACTTTGTTGGCTGAGAGCGTGCAAAAAATACCTCTACCTTTACTACAAAGAGAAACATTAGGAAGTCTGCATATATGCTTATGGTTTGGCTTTCTTGCCAAATGGTAAGGTAATAATAATAGCTTAAATATTAGCCAGAGGAATTCTGAAAGATGAAAATAACACGTCAGGCAGTAGCAGGCAGTAGAAGTATCTTGCCTGTCTGAACTAAAGTCATTAAGAAAAACATGCCATTTCCCCCTGTATATGATCCCAGGGGAGTGAttttaaagcctttgtgtggttAGATTTCAAACGAGTAATTCCATTCTGACTCTCTCCCTAGAAGAAAAATCTCCTGCCCCCTAGATAAGATAGTGTGCCATGACCCCCAGAAGCCTTCCTCTATTAGAGATGGGGGGCTGGATCCCTGATACCTGAAGGCAAGTGCTTTTAGCATGCATGGTCCTCCTCAGGATTCCTGTGTTAGGGCTCAGAGAAGATGGTTTTTGCTACCTTTCCAGGTTAGTTTCTTTCTAAAGTTATTTGATTGGAATTCACTTTCCTGGAAGATTTTATCATTTCCTGAAATATGAGGCCTCCAAACAGTGAGAAATAATTCATAAACTTCTTAAAACATGTTATACAGCTGAATGCAAAGATAAAGCAGATGATTTTCCTGGAATATACAGGTATATTGGAGGCATCTTTATTTCTGCATCCCTTCCACTGCCCTACAGATTAGGCCTTCAAAGGTTAATTATCAATTCTTCATGATCCTGAATTGTTTCCATAATGTAACAATTCATTAACACagaatctcaaaaataaagttcttttgaTAATTTTAATCTAAAGTTTTATAGCTGTTCTTATACTTTACAACTAGTCTCAGATATTCAGTTCGTGTGGGATGCAACTAGAAATGTTATTATGTAGTTTTTTTTCTAGTTGCCATCTTTTTTCCTAACTTATTTTCATGAGATTAAATAAATTCAAACCGAATTTTTAGTACATTTCTAAAAACAGAAAGTTTGACATAAATCTCAGACTGTCTATACAGTTCGAAATCAGCCAACATAAGCCTGTTTCAACATATGCCAAAATGACCATGAAAACAACTGTCAACATCATCTCCTCTGACATGGTTGGACATTTTTACTCTGCATGTTTGCTAGCTCTTCTCCCTGGAATATACCATCTTTCCTCTCACCTCTTAAATCCGTCCTACTCTTAATTCTTGTAAAACCTATCCCAGGCGAAGGATCAAAACTAAACCTCGTACAGAAACGGGGGGAAAAAATCTAgattatacttttacaaaaagtaAAGCTTGGAGGAAAACAATCAACTAGAAGTCCACACTGTGACCTTAAAATACAAACACCTATGCCACAGAATGAAGCTTCCGCTCCACCACCTTAGCCCAAGGCAATGGCTGGAGTCCCTGGCAGTTTTCACTGAGTGGTAAGACAGGTTTAACAGCAGCAAAAATCAAACAACCCATTTCCTACCCcaagcaccccccaccccccaccagaaCTTCCGAACACACACTATTCTCACCTAGGATTTATCCCCTCAACTATGTCCTGAGTAGATCTGTGCCATGTCTGGGTCAGGGGCTTGGGAATATGAGGACTTTTGCCTCTGTGACCCCCATATGATGCCCAGGCCCAGCTATACAGCATCAATTCAGCTCCTCTCATCACTACAGTAACACTCCACCACATTCAAAATGCCTTAGCCAAACTTGCCTTACTATCACTTGTCAGGTCAGTCAGTCAAGGTTTCTTACACTTCACAGATGAGACGAAGGCTCAGGAAGGCTTAAGTGGCTCACCCAATGGTTGACATTTCATTGTCACGACTGCTCAGTGCCAGGTCCAGTGCTGACCTAAGAAGTATTTGTTGGCATCATCTCATTTTAACTCAGCTGATGAGACTCTTATTTCCATTTAACATCGAGAAAAAAACTGTGCCTAGGGAGATGAACTTGCCTTAAGTTAAATCTTTTTTAAGTAGCAGAGGCAAAACTTAGACCCCGTGGATTACACACTGAAATGTGTTCCGAGTGACTTGTGTTCTTGTGTTTGATGTACCAGGGAAATTATGTCACATTAAGTACTTATGCCACCCTGGAATAGGTGGGTTTGTGTGTCATGGAACTGAGGTATGAAAGCAGATGGCGGCGTTGGGCCCAGCACATTGGGAGGTGTAATAAATTCTGCTAAATGAGGAGGAAACCTGCAAAATTATTTCAACTGGGTCTTTATCTGGAGTGAGAGGTAGCTAATCTTACCTGGACATCCAGAAATTATGGGAGACAACCaatagggagagggaagggaaacaATTTAGAGGCTTACCTAGATCAGAGGTATTGTGAGCCAAAACCCACAGCCTTAAAGTCTAACACCAAAGCCATTAGGACAGACATGATGGCCAGATTATCCACTTAGTTCCACTGTATCATCAGTAGCTCTGTGGTTTAAGAGGAGCTGTAGATTATTCACAAGTTGAGTTCCCTTTCATCAGCTAATAACCTGCATGGGAAAAAGGACCATGCTTCTTGTCTTTGGGATTTCTTTAAACATATAAACCAAGTCAGAATATAATATTTCTTAATGTAAAAAACTTTATTGCTATTTCAGCTTAAAAGgtgatcaaaaatatttattcttgccTTAACTCATAGCTTCATATTTGTCATGGAATGTGATTTCACTTATCTTCCCCTAAagcaagaaaaagcagaaaaatcctAAAGGTGCTCTTGGTTAAGAAACTAATTCTACATACAAGTTAGAGAAAATTACAGTTTCATGCTAAAATAAAGTACCTATAAAATAACAGGTATTCCATTTTAAAACAAAGCcatgaaaaagatattccattttattttatttattattattgttatcgttatttttattttttttacaaacaaTAGATTTGCTGCAACATGCTCTGGCTCatattattgaattaaaaaatttaacacatttcaaaaatatcaaaaatacacTATAATGAGTCTTAGGACTACAATACGACAATGATTGCACAAAACCATAAGATATGAACTCACTGTCTGGATGACCTCCACTGGCAACAGTGAGAGAAAACCCTATAGCGTCTGGGAGAAGTGCATGAAATTTAGAATACAAGGAGCTTATGTGTGATTGAATGGTCACCAAATGAGGGAAACAGAGCAGGATTTACTGTAGCTGCTTTTCTCAGTCTAGGAAGTGCTTACCCAACTATGGGGCAAAAGTCACTAACTGGAGAGAAAGATTAACTTGCCTCCATGAACGAGGGAGTCTGAGAGGCCCCGCCCAGAGGGAAGTAAAAAAGTGACACAAGACAGTTCTAGAGTGATGCTGCAGACATCACTGAATGGCTTGGAGACTATTTAATAATTGGTATGTTTATCGACAACAGCCAAGTGCTCCCTTGTGGAGGTCTCTTCATTAGTGATTATTGAGTAGACAGAGGAGGGGAGCCTGTGGCTTCCAAGTACCTGCTTTTGCTGAGAGCTGACATGGAAAGAAGGGCATCATCTGATATTCAGCAGATCAGCCAAATCTAACTGGCTCCATCTCCTAGAAAATAGCACTCGCTACAAACAATTAAAATAGCACCCAATGATTACCAAGCTGCTCGTGTTGGCTCTTCTATacatcaagaaaatgaattcaTCAACTTATTGCACATACACTCTACAGTAGTATAAGAAAGCCCTCACTTGAATGAGGAGTAATAATTCAATGACTCTATGGTATCACGGTAGCTCTATGACATACTAGCAttcaaattttcaaatacatttccaATCCATCTGGATAAGAATAAAAATACCATGGCTGCCAAGACttgtatagttttctttcttccatggGACTCCTGGACTACTCCCATAAGCAGGAGTGATGTTCTTTCAGAAACTCTCTTAAACAGCTCCATTAAATGGGAGGTACACACAGGGACCTGAGTATCGTGCAGAGCCCGGGACCTCTGGGCTAGAGATCAACAGGCCTCTGCCCACCTGGGGAACGTGTCCTCTGGGTAAAGTCCTGGGAAGCAGATTACATTCACCTGGAGACAGATTACTGGCTTTTACCACCTGACAACCTAATCAGCTCACACAGTAAGTGTAAATGACTTCATAGGTCAAGAGGgttctgtgtatttttggtgATGGGCTATGGCCTTTTCATCCTCTGTTTTAACAAATAGCAATTATAGAGGGACATGAATCAAAGGAACTTACAAAAGAAAAGAGCAATCGGTTTTGGTACAGCCTATATTAAAGATTTTCATACAACCTAACGTTTCCTGAACATAAACCTGGGACATAAACATAAAAGAACACTGGGAATTTGAAGGTTCTTCTGATTACAAAGTAAATACATTTACTTTCAGTTAAGTAGTTTCATGACTGGGCTTTGTAGTGGTTCCAATTAGTGTAGGGTGGGAAACAAAGAGACAAGAAACAGTTCACAGATAAAggacaattttaaaaagactatacTATTAAAGTGGTATCGTCCCAAAATAATTTTCATCACTATCATCTTgggttttcccttcatttttccttcattttcccccCATTTTCCCATAAAAAAATAAGGCGGCAACACActattgttcccatctttcttACAGCACCTGAACTTTGTATGAACCATATTATGTTCCTCACTTCAAATCAAGACCTGAGTTCTAAAATTTTTCAGTAGCTAACAAGTAGTTTGA
Encoded here:
- the MARVELD3 gene encoding MARVEL domain-containing protein 3 isoform X2 codes for the protein MEQTSGTRESRARPRERDPDRHPRPERDRHPERQRDRAGDRHRERNGGGRRDGDRDRERNREPRQDRPRAGDHRGGEQRVWENSRQSRTRDGPRRPTWDAAPPPWPATLETPEPPPLRKEGLGRRGPESEPTSGRYPLSNPRPGLQEVVYYQSEAEGLLECHKCRYLCTGRACCQMLEVLLNLLILACSSVSYSSTGGFTGITSLGGIYYYQYGGAYSGFSGADGEKAQQLDIQFYQLKLPTVTVAMACSGAFMAFCCLLLILGVLRVPWHCPPLLVIEGVLHMLIAGAYIPALYFYFHNLSAAYASPVCKEREALYQSKGYSGFSCSFHGGDIGAGIFAALGIGVFAVGAALAIRGYQKVRKLKEKPAEMLAF
- the MARVELD3 gene encoding MARVEL domain-containing protein 3 isoform X1 — protein: MEQTSGTRESRARPRERDPDRHPRPERDRHPERQRDRAGDRHRERNGGGRRDGDRDRERNREPRQDRPRAGDHRGGEQRVWENSRQSRTRDGPRRPTWDAAPPPWPATLETPEPPPLRKEGLGRRGPESEPTSGRYPLSNPRPGLQEVVYYQSEAEGLLECHKCRYLCTGRGVIQIVEVILNGMVLMCIVASYFVLAGFSASFASGGGFGNNYYSPFEGTELEQVRQLDQQYTILRAPLIYGGVAVSLGLGVLTLGVLLQGAKSLHKLPGKWLLLEAAFSLLAAVGYCVGISIYLHAALQINATDTCRTRERVYARKGLTWMNCQLAGTDGAAATFACLLVVMYGASVVLALRSYREQKQYKDSQEQQRNYNDAPEYVWSGVL